In the Campylobacter sp. RM6914 genome, one interval contains:
- the tuf gene encoding elongation factor Tu: MAKEKFSRNKPHVNIGTIGHVDHGKTTLTAAISAVLSRKGLAELKDYDNIDNAPEEKERGITIATSHIEYETENRHYAHVDCPGHADYVKNMITGAAQMDGAILVVSAADGPMPQTREHILLSRQVGVPYIVVFMNKADMVDDAELLELVEMEIRELLNEYNFPGDDTPIVAGSALQALNEAKEGKDGEWSAKVMELMAAVDSYIPTPVRATDKDLLMPIEDVFSISGRGTVVTGRIEKGVVKVGDTIEIVGIRDTQTTTVTGVEMFRKEMEQGEAGDNVGVLLRGTKKEDVERGMVLCKPKSITPHTKFEGEVYILTKEEGGRHTPFFNNYRPQFYVRTTDVTGSITLPEGTEMVMPGDNVRISVELIAPVALEEGTRFAIREGGRTVGSGVVSKILA, encoded by the coding sequence ATGGCTAAAGAAAAATTTTCACGCAACAAGCCACACGTAAACATCGGTACTATCGGTCACGTTGACCATGGTAAAACAACTTTAACAGCTGCTATTTCTGCTGTTCTTTCAAGAAAAGGTCTTGCTGAGCTTAAAGATTATGATAATATCGATAACGCTCCAGAAGAGAAAGAGCGTGGTATTACTATCGCAACTTCACACATTGAGTATGAAACTGAAAATCGCCACTATGCACACGTTGACTGCCCAGGCCACGCCGACTATGTTAAAAACATGATTACAGGTGCTGCACAAATGGACGGTGCGATTCTAGTTGTTTCTGCTGCTGATGGCCCAATGCCACAAACAAGAGAACACATCCTACTATCTCGTCAAGTTGGCGTTCCATACATCGTTGTTTTCATGAACAAAGCTGATATGGTTGACGATGCTGAACTTCTTGAATTAGTTGAGATGGAAATTCGTGAACTTCTAAACGAATACAACTTCCCGGGCGATGACACTCCAATCGTTGCTGGTTCAGCACTTCAAGCTCTTAACGAAGCTAAAGAAGGTAAAGATGGCGAGTGGTCAGCAAAAGTTATGGAGCTTATGGCAGCAGTTGATAGCTATATTCCAACTCCTGTTCGTGCTACAGACAAAGACCTTCTTATGCCTATTGAGGACGTTTTCTCAATTTCAGGTCGTGGTACGGTTGTTACAGGTAGAATCGAAAAAGGTGTTGTTAAAGTAGGTGACACTATTGAGATCGTTGGTATCAGGGACACTCAAACTACTACAGTTACAGGCGTTGAGATGTTTAGAAAAGAGATGGAGCAAGGCGAAGCTGGCGATAACGTAGGCGTTCTTCTTAGAGGTACTAAGAAAGAAGACGTTGAGCGCGGTATGGTTCTTTGTAAGCCAAAATCAATCACTCCTCATACAAAATTTGAGGGCGAGGTTTATATCTTAACTAAAGAAGAGGGTGGTCGTCATACTCCATTCTTTAACAACTATAGACCACAATTTTATGTAAGAACAACAGACGTTACAGGTTCTATCACACTTCCTGAGGGAACTGAGATGGTTATGCCTGGTGATAATGTAAGAATTTCTGTTGAACTTATCGCTCCTGTAGCTCTTGAAGAAGGTACACGTTTTGCGATCCGTGAGGGTGGTAGAACAGTTGGTTCAGGCGTTGTTTCTAAAATACTTGCATAA
- a CDS encoding transglutaminase-like cysteine peptidase, whose translation MPKKVKNSLARAFLAALALLFCVSAIGEFIQSTTIANVSKIYGENAKRRVVALNALMNSLKNESEQEKLKKVNEFFNSLRWANDMEVWGKKDYWATRMEFLGKGAGDCEDFVTAKYFTLKQLGVPTSKLYFTYVKALKFNQAHMVLSYYETPKSVPLILDNINGNIKIATQRTDLAPVYSFNGDSLYLAKQEGLGQVVPGGNKKQNPKWMELIDKMKKEGL comes from the coding sequence ATGCCTAAAAAGGTAAAAAATTCTTTAGCAAGAGCGTTTTTAGCAGCTCTTGCCTTACTATTTTGCGTTAGCGCCATAGGCGAATTTATCCAGTCAACAACTATAGCTAATGTTTCTAAGATATATGGCGAAAATGCCAAAAGACGAGTTGTAGCGCTAAATGCCTTAATGAATTCACTCAAAAACGAATCCGAGCAAGAAAAATTAAAAAAAGTAAATGAATTTTTTAACTCTTTAAGATGGGCTAATGATATGGAAGTTTGGGGCAAAAAGGATTATTGGGCTACTAGGATGGAATTTTTAGGCAAAGGGGCCGGGGATTGTGAGGACTTTGTTACGGCAAAGTATTTTACTCTAAAACAGCTTGGTGTTCCTACGAGTAAGCTTTATTTTACCTATGTTAAAGCTCTTAAATTTAACCAAGCACACATGGTGCTTTCTTATTATGAGACACCAAAGTCGGTGCCGCTTATCTTAGATAATATCAACGGTAATATCAAAATAGCAACACAAAGAACAGACCTAGCTCCGGTCTATAGTTTTAATGGTGATTCGCTTTACCTTGCAAAACAAGAGGGGCTTGGGCAGGTTGTTCCTGGTGGAAACAAAAAGCAAAATCCAAAATGGATGGAATTAATAGACAAAATGAAAAAAGAGGGACTATGA
- a CDS encoding HlyD family type I secretion periplasmic adaptor subunit translates to MQEKENVKIRQDHIKNQESACEEILNSIKNIKGNIQKNEYDSNDLKFMSSLSEAVLARTPSSSKMLLYVIGATIFWLLVWGSQAQIDEITRGDGKIIPSGKNQAIQNLEGGIIEEILVKEGDEVKKDQVIVKIDNKNFVSSYGESQLRFNELMAKFLRLDAESNDTTFVYDEVRDANNTKAIQYEISLHNSNMEHLNEQIGILNEQIAQRENELVELQNKIEQAQAGYNLTLKEKAIMDPVFKKGLVSQIEYIQLQKKLSDLKGELDASRLAVPRVESTIKEARNKITEARLAFKNKAKAELNEVSAEIARISESQINLSDRVDRTNVRSPVNGIVSKLMVHTVSGVIKPGENIAEIVPLEDKLIAEVKVKPADVAFLRPGLETMVKFTAYDFSIYGGLKGEVMQISADTETNEKTGESYYLVRIETEKNYLGSEEKPLRIKVGMIVSADIITGKKTVLDYLLKPILKAKNNALTER, encoded by the coding sequence ATGCAAGAAAAAGAAAATGTAAAAATAAGACAAGATCATATCAAAAATCAAGAGTCGGCTTGCGAAGAAATTCTTAATAGTATAAAAAATATAAAAGGCAATATTCAAAAAAACGAATATGACTCAAACGATCTAAAATTTATGTCAAGCCTTTCAGAAGCAGTCCTTGCAAGAACCCCATCAAGCTCTAAGATGTTGCTTTATGTAATAGGCGCAACGATCTTTTGGCTTTTGGTTTGGGGGTCACAGGCGCAAATCGATGAGATAACAAGAGGAGACGGTAAGATAATACCATCCGGCAAAAACCAAGCCATTCAAAATTTAGAAGGCGGAATCATCGAAGAAATTTTAGTAAAAGAGGGTGATGAGGTCAAAAAAGATCAGGTTATAGTCAAAATAGATAATAAAAATTTCGTAAGTAGTTATGGTGAGTCACAGCTTAGATTCAATGAGTTGATGGCGAAATTTTTAAGACTTGATGCCGAGTCAAACGATACAACCTTTGTATATGACGAGGTTAGAGATGCGAATAACACAAAAGCTATACAGTATGAGATAAGTCTACATAACTCAAATATGGAGCATCTAAACGAACAGATAGGAATTTTAAACGAGCAAATCGCCCAACGAGAAAACGAGTTGGTTGAGCTACAAAACAAGATCGAGCAAGCTCAAGCAGGATATAACCTCACGCTTAAGGAAAAAGCTATCATGGATCCAGTGTTTAAAAAAGGGCTTGTTAGTCAGATAGAATACATCCAATTACAAAAAAAGTTAAGCGACTTAAAAGGTGAACTTGATGCGTCAAGACTAGCCGTCCCGCGCGTGGAATCAACCATAAAAGAGGCTAGAAACAAAATAACCGAAGCAAGACTTGCCTTTAAAAATAAGGCCAAAGCCGAGTTAAACGAAGTTTCAGCTGAGATAGCCCGTATAAGTGAGTCGCAGATAAATTTAAGTGACAGAGTAGATAGGACAAATGTTCGCTCTCCTGTAAACGGTATCGTAAGCAAGCTTATGGTACATACGGTATCAGGTGTTATAAAACCAGGTGAAAACATCGCAGAGATCGTGCCGCTAGAAGATAAGCTTATAGCAGAAGTCAAGGTAAAACCTGCCGATGTGGCGTTTTTAAGACCGGGACTTGAAACGATGGTTAAATTTACGGCTTACGACTTTAGTATATATGGGGGATTAAAGGGTGAGGTTATGCAAATAAGTGCAGACACCGAAACTAACGAAAAAACAGGAGAAAGCTACTATCTTGTTCGCATAGAAACTGAGAAAAATTATCTAGGTAGCGAAGAAAAACCTTTGCGGATAAAAGTAGGCATGATAGTGTCGGCAGATATCATAACCGGTAAAAAGACCGTGCTTGACTATCTTTTAAAGCCGATTTTAAAGGCTAAAAATAACGCATTAACGGAAAGATAA
- a CDS encoding bifunctional diguanylate cyclase/phosphodiesterase has translation MTLFKQIIIATTLFSFVIFGAVGYLNFKSLNTYIADQLGANARHTANSLGLALKPVIDPNDMSMAETMINSMFDSGYYQNITLKGVDDEILIERAQDIQVVSVPEWFLNLTKFTAPIESSEIMTGWTKFGTLYVQSSAGLAYYELYNNMKEMFGFLLAMMVLAICATYFGLKTIFRPLVKVRNQAEAILDNKFLIQDKIPFTTDLRQMVLAMNSMVAKVQDIFEQEAKTLDRYQELLYKDALSGMYNRRYFQTKFNEYIASEEYSSGSMVLLSFKELANLKKNLGFEKWQSFVIKIANILETELEDSKYSGVAARLNDDDFTLLMPAVTSSGVATLIESIMKEIKKESENFDIDQNELLVNAAIVEFKPNSGLKTILTTADITLADAKELGNFKYKIFKDDSAALIIGKEKYRDLISKSMKNDKFKFASQKVGDENGFEQYELYLRLVDDEGKWQSASYFMPMVKELDLSATLDLHILNRIAEILPNKILPNGSLAINLGKEILTSQNSFIRLETALKRISANSKFKNYIEIPNKDDMSIQSIVRLTQKLKELGFGFGFDHFGLDAKSIEKLKILSPDYVKIQAGNIIDFFSENGSEQTRRSLEVIMSSKGIKLIAIGVENEEQKNKLIELGVINMQGFYIDEIKNIG, from the coding sequence ATGACACTTTTTAAACAGATAATAATAGCTACGACACTGTTTAGTTTCGTGATATTTGGCGCGGTTGGGTATTTAAATTTTAAAAGTCTAAATACCTACATAGCAGACCAACTTGGAGCAAATGCAAGACATACTGCAAATTCGCTAGGACTTGCGCTAAAGCCTGTTATAGATCCTAACGATATGTCTATGGCGGAGACTATGATAAATTCCATGTTTGATAGTGGGTATTATCAAAATATCACACTAAAAGGCGTGGATGATGAAATTTTGATCGAGCGAGCGCAAGATATACAAGTCGTCAGTGTTCCGGAGTGGTTTTTAAATTTAACCAAATTTACGGCTCCTATCGAAAGCAGTGAGATAATGACTGGTTGGACGAAATTTGGCACGCTTTATGTTCAAAGCAGTGCAGGACTTGCATACTATGAGCTTTATAACAATATGAAAGAGATGTTTGGCTTTTTGCTGGCAATGATGGTTTTGGCTATTTGTGCGACTTACTTTGGGCTTAAAACGATATTTAGACCCCTTGTTAAGGTGCGAAATCAAGCCGAGGCCATACTTGATAATAAATTTTTGATCCAAGATAAAATTCCTTTTACCACCGATCTTCGTCAAATGGTTTTGGCTATGAACTCCATGGTTGCAAAGGTGCAAGATATATTTGAGCAAGAGGCAAAAACACTTGATAGATACCAAGAACTCCTTTATAAAGATGCTCTTAGTGGCATGTATAATAGACGTTATTTTCAGACTAAATTTAACGAATACATCGCAAGTGAGGAGTATTCAAGCGGATCTATGGTGCTTTTGAGCTTTAAAGAGCTTGCAAATTTGAAGAAGAATTTAGGTTTTGAAAAATGGCAAAGTTTTGTTATCAAGATAGCAAATATCTTAGAAACTGAGCTTGAAGATAGCAAATATAGCGGTGTTGCAGCACGGTTAAACGATGATGACTTTACGCTTTTAATGCCCGCGGTAACTTCAAGCGGTGTTGCTACTTTGATTGAAAGTATCATGAAAGAGATTAAAAAAGAGAGTGAGAATTTTGATATAGATCAAAACGAGCTTTTAGTAAATGCCGCGATAGTTGAATTTAAGCCAAATTCTGGGCTAAAGACCATCCTAACTACGGCAGACATAACTCTTGCAGATGCAAAAGAGCTTGGAAATTTCAAATACAAAATTTTCAAAGATGATAGTGCAGCGCTAATTATAGGCAAGGAAAAATACCGCGATCTAATATCAAAATCCATGAAAAACGATAAATTTAAATTTGCTTCTCAAAAAGTGGGTGATGAAAATGGATTTGAACAATACGAACTTTATTTACGTCTTGTTGATGATGAGGGCAAATGGCAGTCGGCGAGCTACTTTATGCCGATGGTTAAGGAGCTTGACTTAAGTGCGACGCTTGATCTTCATATATTAAATAGAATAGCTGAAATTTTACCAAATAAAATTTTACCAAACGGCTCGCTGGCTATAAATTTAGGTAAAGAAATTTTAACTTCACAAAATAGTTTTATTAGGCTTGAGACGGCTCTTAAAAGGATAAGTGCAAATTCTAAATTTAAAAACTATATAGAAATTCCAAATAAAGACGATATGAGTATACAAAGCATTGTTAGATTAACGCAGAAATTAAAAGAGCTTGGCTTTGGCTTTGGCTTTGACCATTTTGGGCTTGATGCAAAAAGTATAGAGAAATTAAAAATTTTAAGCCCGGATTATGTTAAAATTCAAGCAGGCAACATCATAGACTTCTTTAGCGAAAACGGCAGTGAGCAAACAAGACGTTCGCTTGAAGTTATAATGAGTTCAAAAGGCATAAAATTAATTGCTATCGGCGTTGAAAACGAGGAGCAAAAAAACAAGCTAATCGAGCTTGGCGTTATAAACATGCAAGGATTTTATATAGATGAGATTAAAAATATCGGATAG
- the secE gene encoding preprotein translocase subunit SecE has protein sequence MEKIINYIKLSKLEIMKVIFPTKEQVRNAFITVFIVVTVVSLFLALVDAIMSFTLSNVI, from the coding sequence ATGGAAAAAATAATAAATTACATAAAGTTATCTAAGCTTGAAATTATGAAAGTGATATTTCCTACAAAAGAACAAGTAAGGAATGCATTTATTACCGTTTTTATTGTTGTTACTGTGGTGTCTCTTTTTTTAGCTTTGGTTGACGCTATTATGTCATTTACTCTTTCTAATGTAATTTAA
- a CDS encoding DUF5416 family protein: protein MRSAFYDFNFNECEILKPLNLREFVIIKHESGCDLVDESIEEFVFADCVKNFSELTVSESNNLFDGLNIKDEIIKSLKIIIKGYNESTDSINFDLDKINLNAPYRYAITSNGFEMSMTLNEKADRVIDFLRSIECSFDDGCKHDVLIYINDEILCSNANCDKKVQDEDSFTHAK, encoded by the coding sequence ATGAGAAGTGCTTTTTATGATTTTAATTTTAACGAGTGTGAAATTTTAAAACCTTTAAATTTGAGAGAATTTGTTATTATTAAACATGAAAGTGGTTGCGATCTTGTGGATGAAAGCATAGAAGAGTTTGTATTTGCGGATTGCGTAAAAAATTTTAGCGAGCTTACCGTTAGTGAAAGTAACAACTTATTTGATGGTTTAAACATAAAAGATGAGATCATAAAAAGCCTAAAAATAATTATAAAAGGCTATAATGAAAGCACCGATAGTATAAATTTTGACCTTGATAAAATAAATTTAAACGCTCCGTATAGATACGCGATAACGAGCAATGGCTTTGAGATGAGTATGACCTTAAATGAAAAAGCTGATCGAGTGATTGATTTTTTACGTAGCATAGAGTGTAGTTTTGACGATGGCTGTAAGCATGATGTTTTGATATATATAAATGATGAAATTTTATGCAGTAATGCAAACTGCGATAAAAAGGTGCAAGATGAAGATAGTTTTACTCACGCAAAATAG
- a CDS encoding type I secretion system permease/ATPase, whose product MSNEKTKDELLQCLVIFTKLHNNPYSADALTTGLPVQDGEEVELFSIDGSKSLFSRAASRAGFSSSIVKKRIEEISPLVLPCILMLRGKKACILQSISADKKRAKIITPDSSSGTNEIEIDKLKDEYLGYAYYLKRKFTPEDTNATRLVDTGKEHWFWGTIKRSKKIYIDVILASLLVNLFVLTTPLFTMNVYDRVVPNNAVETLWVLALGVAIIYIIDLFLKFIRSYFLEVAGKKSDIIMSSMLFERVMDMKFSNKPKSVGSFANNLREFDTVRNFFSSASIAALVDLPFAFIFLVVTYFIGGYLVLVPIIIIICILCYTFFIKDPLQNAIKSTFEASAAKNGILIESLSSLETIKTLGANGHIQWHWEEATGEIATRNIKSKMITTSITTVTTFLVQLNTIAIIVLGVYMIEAVELTMGGLIASVMLASRAIAPMGQVASLAANFEQTKTAYASLDKIMQMPVERPEGKKFVRRNSFEGKIEFKNVSFTYPDTTKGSLDRINFVIRPGEKVGIIGKNGSGKTTIQKLILGLYSPTDGSVLIDGIDINQIDPADLRRNIGYVPQDVVLFKGTVRENIVQKAPYVDDIQIIKAAKISGVDEYVNAHPLGFDMPVYERGDGISGGQRQSIAVARAFLLDSPIVLLDEPTNSLDNTVENKLKINLKSNTVGKTMLLVTHRTSMLELVDRLIVIDNGKILLDGARDDVLAKLGGK is encoded by the coding sequence ATGAGTAATGAAAAGACAAAAGACGAGCTACTTCAGTGTTTGGTTATATTTACCAAGCTTCATAACAACCCTTATAGTGCCGATGCGCTAACTACCGGACTTCCTGTTCAAGACGGAGAAGAGGTTGAGCTTTTTTCGATCGATGGCTCTAAGTCTCTTTTTTCTCGTGCGGCTTCTAGAGCCGGCTTTTCTTCAAGTATAGTTAAAAAACGCATAGAAGAAATTTCTCCTTTAGTTTTGCCTTGTATCTTGATGCTTAGGGGCAAAAAGGCATGCATACTTCAATCGATTAGTGCTGATAAAAAACGAGCAAAGATAATAACTCCCGACTCAAGTTCTGGCACAAATGAGATCGAGATAGATAAGCTTAAAGACGAATACCTTGGTTATGCTTACTATCTAAAGCGTAAATTTACTCCAGAGGATACAAATGCAACTCGTCTTGTGGATACGGGTAAAGAGCATTGGTTTTGGGGCACGATAAAGCGTTCTAAAAAAATTTACATCGATGTTATTTTGGCTAGTTTACTGGTAAATTTATTTGTTCTAACAACTCCATTGTTTACAATGAATGTTTACGATAGAGTTGTGCCAAACAACGCAGTAGAAACACTTTGGGTCTTGGCTCTTGGCGTGGCGATAATTTACATTATTGACTTGTTTTTAAAATTTATACGCTCTTATTTTTTAGAAGTTGCCGGCAAAAAGAGTGATATTATCATGAGCTCGATGCTTTTTGAGCGCGTTATGGACATGAAATTTAGCAACAAGCCAAAGTCAGTGGGCTCATTTGCAAACAACTTGCGAGAATTTGATACGGTTAGAAATTTTTTCTCATCAGCCTCTATTGCCGCACTTGTGGATCTGCCTTTTGCTTTTATATTTTTAGTGGTTACGTATTTTATCGGCGGATATTTAGTGCTTGTGCCTATTATTATTATAATTTGCATACTTTGTTATACATTTTTTATAAAAGATCCTTTGCAAAATGCCATAAAAAGTACTTTTGAAGCCTCGGCTGCTAAAAACGGAATTTTGATAGAGAGTTTAAGCAGTCTTGAGACGATAAAGACTTTGGGTGCCAACGGACATATTCAGTGGCACTGGGAAGAGGCAACGGGCGAGATAGCTACTAGAAATATCAAATCAAAAATGATAACTACCTCTATCACGACTGTTACTACGTTTTTGGTTCAACTTAATACCATTGCTATCATTGTTCTTGGTGTTTATATGATAGAGGCTGTTGAGCTTACTATGGGTGGGCTTATAGCCTCAGTCATGCTTGCTTCAAGAGCTATCGCACCTATGGGGCAAGTAGCTTCGTTGGCGGCAAATTTCGAGCAGACAAAGACCGCTTACGCAAGTCTTGATAAGATAATGCAAATGCCTGTTGAACGTCCGGAAGGAAAGAAATTTGTAAGAAGAAATTCTTTTGAAGGAAAGATAGAATTTAAAAATGTAAGCTTTACTTACCCGGACACTACAAAAGGATCACTTGATAGGATAAATTTTGTTATAAGACCAGGCGAAAAGGTAGGTATCATAGGCAAGAACGGCTCAGGAAAAACAACCATACAAAAGCTTATTTTAGGTCTTTACTCGCCAACTGACGGCTCTGTTTTAATTGACGGTATAGATATAAACCAAATCGATCCTGCAGACCTTAGAAGAAATATCGGCTATGTTCCGCAAGATGTTGTTTTATTTAAAGGCACTGTTCGTGAAAATATCGTACAAAAAGCACCTTATGTAGATGATATACAAATCATCAAAGCAGCCAAAATCAGTGGTGTTGACGAGTATGTAAATGCTCATCCCCTTGGATTTGACATGCCTGTCTACGAAAGAGGCGACGGCATAAGCGGTGGTCAGCGTCAAAGTATAGCGGTGGCTAGGGCTTTTTTGCTTGATAGCCCGATCGTTTTGCTTGACGAGCCGACAAATTCGCTAGACAACACGGTAGAAAACAAGCTAAAAATAAATTTAAAATCAAACACAGTCGGAAAAACCATGTTGTTGGTAACACACAGAACATCTATGCTTGAGCTTGTAGATAGACTAATAGTTATCGATAACGGTAAAATTTTACTAGACGGTGCAAGAGATGATGTTTTAGCAAAACTTGGCGGGAAGTAG
- a CDS encoding TolC family protein, with the protein MKKIFIVGMIVAATISSAKDLTYRVFLGAFTQSENETKLTNVKQNIKDIISQDERLSFGSYAENGREFLYVDTSAISAFEADNILKNLRATPGYSDAYMKIKSENFTNLSKTDIADTKKAKESFLVQTSQSNFASTQTNGTDKNSAVTLNEVIKTVLSENPSLKETEYNYLQVGKDLNIAKNAYYPTLDAQASVGHERRRLDNDTNTRTGNGRISSATLTLVENLYNGGADKNRINSQSARLDSAAYSVAQRADRLALEMVNAYVEVIKTKKILDIEDLNVKNHEEIYSQIKDRAQSGYGIASEERQAGSRYTLAQSNYISAANNYEDAVSTFERLYGKKLFAQNLIEPEFNIPLPTNEQAVYDRALLCNPSLLVQRSNVAMAESVVKEKNAPFLPKVDLVVSGGYDHTDVLYNNYEDQSVNALVRFNYNLYNKGNDKLDKEKSQLAVRQEQQALETLTRELRESLKFSWQSYELEQKKMSYLAQHVEYAKATLDAYQDEFKIGRRDLINLLDAESEYNTALKEIINTETALIYAKYRLLDNMGLLADSFEPGFAKRYIQGACSIQNDLK; encoded by the coding sequence ATGAAAAAGATATTTATCGTAGGAATGATAGTTGCGGCTACGATTTCTTCCGCTAAAGACCTAACGTATAGGGTGTTTTTAGGTGCGTTTACCCAGTCTGAAAACGAGACTAAGCTAACTAACGTAAAACAAAATATAAAAGATATAATTTCACAAGACGAAAGACTTAGTTTTGGCAGTTATGCTGAAAATGGCAGGGAATTTCTTTACGTCGATACTTCTGCAATCTCGGCCTTTGAAGCAGATAATATACTAAAAAACCTAAGAGCGACACCTGGCTATAGCGACGCTTACATGAAGATCAAAAGTGAAAATTTTACAAATTTAAGCAAAACCGATATCGCTGATACCAAGAAAGCTAAAGAGAGCTTTTTGGTTCAAACTAGTCAATCAAATTTTGCCTCAACACAAACAAATGGCACTGATAAAAATAGTGCAGTAACGCTAAATGAAGTTATAAAAACCGTTCTTAGTGAAAATCCAAGCTTAAAAGAGACGGAGTATAACTACCTTCAAGTTGGTAAAGATCTAAATATCGCCAAAAACGCCTACTATCCAACGCTTGATGCTCAAGCTTCGGTTGGGCATGAAAGAAGACGCTTGGATAATGATACGAACACAAGAACCGGCAACGGTAGAATTTCAAGCGCAACACTTACTTTAGTTGAAAATTTATACAATGGCGGAGCCGATAAAAATAGGATAAATTCTCAAAGCGCGCGTCTTGACTCTGCTGCTTATAGCGTGGCACAAAGAGCCGACAGACTTGCTCTTGAGATGGTAAATGCTTATGTTGAAGTTATAAAAACTAAGAAAATTTTAGACATAGAAGACTTAAATGTTAAAAATCACGAAGAAATTTACTCACAGATAAAAGATAGGGCACAGTCTGGATACGGTATAGCTTCAGAAGAGCGCCAAGCAGGATCTAGGTATACCTTGGCGCAGTCAAATTATATTTCTGCGGCAAACAATTATGAAGATGCAGTTTCTACTTTTGAGAGATTATACGGTAAAAAGCTTTTTGCTCAAAATTTAATCGAGCCTGAATTTAATATACCTCTACCGACCAACGAGCAGGCGGTCTATGATAGAGCTTTACTATGCAACCCATCTCTTTTGGTTCAAAGATCAAATGTTGCGATGGCGGAGTCTGTGGTGAAAGAAAAAAATGCACCGTTTTTACCAAAAGTAGATCTTGTGGTATCTGGCGGGTATGATCATACTGATGTGTTATATAATAACTACGAAGATCAAAGCGTAAATGCGCTTGTGAGGTTTAACTATAACCTTTATAATAAAGGAAATGATAAGCTAGACAAAGAAAAGAGTCAGCTGGCTGTTAGACAAGAGCAGCAAGCCCTTGAAACCCTAACAAGAGAGCTTAGAGAGTCGCTTAAGTTTTCATGGCAAAGCTATGAACTCGAGCAAAAAAAGATGTCGTATCTTGCTCAACACGTCGAATATGCAAAGGCAACGCTTGACGCATATCAGGACGAATTTAAGATAGGTCGTCGTGATCTTATAAATTTACTTGATGCAGAGAGTGAGTATAACACTGCGTTAAAAGAGATTATCAATACCGAAACGGCTTTAATCTATGCAAAATACAGACTTCTTGATAATATGGGTTTGCTAGCTGATAGCTTTGAGCCGGGATTTGCTAAAAGATATATTCAAGGTGCTTGCAGTATCCAAAATGATTTAAAGTAA
- a CDS encoding helix-turn-helix transcriptional regulator produces MKIVLLTQNRSLQNLWQGYALAKDIKFVSSKRDFLSALNQEDPDIAIVDVATIKGSASEFMLEIFDFCAKLRILFIANEPKFAQGKALLTLGAKGYANSHMQEIHVNDAIKTIQEDKAWLYPEFIQEMITEMTSGQKNDLEVNESSLANLSEREKEMAQLIYEGLSNQKISEQTGITLRTVKAHTASIYNKLGVKDRIGLVLLMQKNS; encoded by the coding sequence ATGAAGATAGTTTTACTCACGCAAAATAGATCGTTGCAAAATTTATGGCAGGGATATGCATTAGCCAAAGATATAAAATTTGTAAGTAGCAAAAGAGATTTTTTAAGTGCGTTAAACCAAGAAGATCCGGATATCGCCATAGTTGATGTGGCAACTATCAAGGGAAGTGCTAGTGAATTTATGCTTGAAATTTTTGATTTTTGTGCCAAATTAAGAATTTTATTTATTGCAAATGAGCCAAAATTTGCTCAAGGTAAAGCACTTTTAACACTTGGAGCAAAAGGATACGCAAACTCTCACATGCAAGAAATTCACGTAAATGATGCTATAAAAACTATACAAGAAGACAAAGCGTGGCTTTATCCTGAGTTTATCCAGGAGATGATAACAGAAATGACTAGCGGTCAAAAAAATGATTTAGAAGTAAATGAATCCAGTCTTGCAAATTTAAGTGAACGCGAAAAAGAGATGGCGCAACTCATATATGAAGGCTTGAGTAATCAAAAAATATCAGAGCAAACAGGTATAACCTTACGCACGGTAAAAGCCCACACTGCTTCTATATATAATAAATTAGGCGTGAAAGATAGGATAGGGCTTGTTCTTTTAATGCAAAAGAACAGCTAA
- the rpmG gene encoding 50S ribosomal protein L33 — protein sequence MRIKVGLKCSESGDINYTTTKNSKTTTEKLELKKYCPRLKKHTVHKEVKLKS from the coding sequence ATGAGAATTAAAGTTGGTTTAAAATGTTCTGAGAGTGGTGATATAAACTATACTACTACAAAAAATAGTAAAACTACAACAGAGAAGTTAGAGCTAAAAAAATATTGTCCAAGACTTAAAAAGCATACTGTTCATAAAGAAGTTAAGCTAAAAAGTTAA